TGAAACGCCTCACCAAAGAAGCTGGGTAACGCCTCAAGCATCACCACTTATGCAAGCCCTTTCTTAGTGCTCCATTGCTGAGCTGGAGCCTTCAGGTTCCTCCTAATCTCTGCATTGCTTCCCTCCAGTTTGTGGCCCTTGAGCCAACTTTTGATTCATCATATGTATTGATAAGAACTACAAAAATTGGCAAAATGCTTTCCAAGCTAGTGGTTCCAAACATTATATCCCCTCTTTCTGGTGTGCTGCCAACCTTCTTTCTGGTATCTGTGACCCTTCCACACACAGGAGCAAGCCAACATGTGCTTCAGGAATACAAACcttgtttctgttgtttaacAAATCGTCTGGATTAGAGGATGATTAAATGATTGAGataggtgtttttgtttgtttgtgtgggGGTGGGGATGGTCTCTTTGTAGACAGTTTCTTTGTGGTGTGTTACTTGGGCTCTGTGGATTTGGAAGTCCTGGAGCTGACTCTTGTTGCTGTAACTGTTGCTGTAGCCCTCCTAGAGCTTGTGTGTTCCCTCCGAAGGATCTCCACCTTCTGTGGAGCTTCTGCTAAGAGGTGAAATTGGTTCTTAGGTCTTGGGAGTCTAGCGttgagtttttcttctgtcctctgTCCCTGAGGCCGTAAACTGTAGCAGCTGCTTTGACAAGGGCTCTAGCactctcccagtgctcccatGAAGGCAGACAGGGTGCACTGCAATCTGCTAGTACCCTCCTAAgattacaaacttttttttttgacttctaaCCAACCCCAGTAGTTAAAAGCGCTTTTCATTAACTTATTGGAGAGATCTGAGtctcctggctcctgctgaAGAAAGACTGATCACCTTTGGAGCGTGATCAGTTTAGGCAGGGCTGAGGGCACTGCATACAGCACCAACCTAGTCCTTATGTCAAAATGACTGATGTTACTGTCCTACCCAACCTTCAGTCTTCAGGTCTGTCAAGCTAACTGTACCAAGCAATGAGGGATGTGCCTCAAGAGGACTGCAGTTCAGTTGACAGAGCATCCAAGACCTTGGGCAAAGTTTTGGAGGCTGCCATGTATAGTTCTGTCAGTTCCAAGAGCAGAACAGTGTGCCACTTGTATTTAGCGTAAGGTCACCTGCTTGTCACAGAGCTGACTTGCAGTTTTCAGGGTCTGTTTGAGAACTACCTCAGACTGACTTGTCACAAACTGCCTGTTAGACATCAGACAGTGTCACCTTGTTCTGAAGCTAGCCAATACCTCTGACAATGCCTCCCAGATGCAGTTCCACCCTCCCCAAACTATCAGACTCCCTTGCTCTTCACTCCTCTTTCTGTCCAACATGGGACAACCACAGATTCAGGGTGCAAAACGGAACAGCACTTGAGAACAGCATCTAATTTGTGTGTCTGCCGGCTTCGTGCCTCCCTGTGTCATTTCATTAAAGCTTGCTATAGCAGGTCTCTGCAGTATTCTCTGGATTTATGGAGGtggccagcgaggaggctgggggtgcacaagaagctgagaggggacacagccaggacagctgaccccagctggcCGAAGGGATGTCCCGGACCATGTGGCATCATgatcagcaataaaagctgggataaagaaggaggaagggggagtgatggtgtttttcttcccaagaaaaCATAATGTGTGATGATCCCTGCTTtactggaagtggctgaacacctgcctgctgatgggaagcagcaaatcaattccttggtttgctttgcttgcatgtgtggcttttgctttacctagtaaactgtctttatctcaacccatgagttcttgcacttttaccaTTCcaattctctcctccatcccacctggggagagtgagcaactggctgtgtggtacttagctgcctgccggggttaaaccacaactcTGTATTTCAACTTTCAGCACACTTACTCCACTCTGGAATTTGCACTTTTCACAGaaagatttctgctttctaaGGAGTCATGATCATTGCCAGTTTGGACTGTCCATTTAGATTGTCCCTCGCACTGGTAGGTATCTCTGTAGGGTTATCTATCTGatgttgctttcctttcatgCCTACAGGATTATTCACTAAAGAGGGACTCTCTGGTCAATGCTACATATGCTTGTGATCCACATGTATGTTTCTGcaggccttttttctttttttagtgttCCTTACAAAGTTCAGTTGCCAGGTCTGGATTTGTTGCCATAAGCAGTCTGGTTTGGCCTTTGCTGGCTGTGATTCATGTACGGATTGCCTTCTCCCAAGAGCTTCTGCCAAACTGTGGAAGAAAGAGCATGTTGTCAGTTGTCAACTGGAAACTCACAGCTGAGCTTGTGGTTGACCACACAAACTTTGCCCGGTGGGTTTCTCTTTGCTCAGCATCCCTCCAGTAGCCTGTCTCTTCTCGCCTTTCCCAGGAGAGCTCCCCGCCTCCGAATCCAGAGACTTTGAAGTTTCTGAGGGCATATTCTCGCTGTGGCCCTGGGATCAAGCCATGCAGACCACTTTCCCCAAACCTTGCCAGAATGAAAGCAGGTGCAGGCACAGAGGCTCCAGAGGCACTAGGTGCTGAAACCAAGGTGAGTTGCAATCTACCTATGGGCTCCCAGGGGTTTCTGTCACTTGTGCATTGCTCCTGCTTCGTACACTTCATGTGGAGTCAGCTTTAGGACTTCAAAAAGGCGTTTtttaggttttgcttttttttttggcgcCTGCCTTCTCAAACCATGGCCATAGCTACTGCCTGTCTATGGCTCTGACTCCTGAGATGGCACAGGCTGAGGGTGCGTCCATCCTGCTGTTGTACACCTGCAGTTTAGCGTCTCATGCAAGTAcctgtttgctttctctcttaTGGGGACAAGGGCAGTTGCCTGTGTGTGCTAAGcaagctcctgctgcctccccttctcctttcagATCCAGGTGGAGGGCAGGAGCATTGACTTCATTAAGCACAACGCCCGCAATGCCAAGCGGGCCCCGCTGCGGCGCTCCCAGTCACTGCAGGCGatggctgagctgctggaacAGAGGCACCGGGAGCAGGAGGAGTACAACGCCAAGCAAAAGGGCCACGTCCCCCAGTAGTATGTATGCCCCTGTCTGGTCCATGAGAGTTCCTGCCATGAGCCCACCTCCCTTCACTACATCCCCCAACTTCTACGTAGACAGaggcctggggagcaggggccaGAGTCTCTCACCATATGCTGGCAGTGCGATTGATTGTGGCCTGGGGGAATAAATGCAAAACTTGCTGAATTCTTCATTTAACAAGCACCCCATGGCCGATGTGACTGGGCTTGGAAAGAATTTTGTCTCCTCCTTCCTTGCTGGCCACTGTTACAATGATGCTAACTTGGATGCTCTGTGTGCTCTGAGAAACGTGCTCCTGCCCCTTTGCAGGCCTTGTTTCACGTGATCTTCAGTGTTAAAAGGCTTGTTTTCAGAGGCAGATAGCTTGGTTTGCTTTGCAAGCATTCATCCTGCCTTGGACCCGGAGTCTGAGGAGCATCCAACTAGTGACTTGCATTTTAGGGTTCTGAGTGAAAAGcagttctggggcccccaacagCTCCTGGGTGACCCTTTTCTAGGACAGGCCACTGTATGAGTCCTTCGGCTGTTTGCTGTGTCTGCCCTTCTCTGCCAGCATCCACTTTGTCCAACTGCATTCCATCATTGGCCCATGGATGTTTTTGAGAGGACTCCATGTTCTGGAGCAGAAGCAAGGAGCAGAAGCCCTGAGCATATGCCAGCAGACGGGTGGGGGTGCTGCCAGACCTTGGCTTCTGTAGTCCTCTAGCAGCAACACGGAGACCAGAAGGGCTCAAAGGGCTCGATTCTTGGGCAGTCATTCTTGCCAGATGTGCTGACGTGGGCTTTCATTTGCCTTGACAGCCTGctggagaggaaggagctgTGGCGCAGACAGATGGAGGAGCAGCTGCGAAGCCTGCCAGATCCTGACACGCCACCTGGTCATACCATGATGCCGGAGGGCCAGCGGCTGGAGACGCTCAGCAATCTGAAGCAGAgtaagaggaaaagaagcaggGATTCCAGCTCAGAAAAATAGTTAGGATTAGGGGAAAGCACAGTTCTGGGGCACTGGCTTGCCACCTGATTTCCTGCCACTTGGAGAGAGGCTGAAATAAGGCACGTTTCTGGGATAGTGCAGGAATCGCTGCACTTGATCTGTGTGTGTGGAAGGAGCAATCTCCTTCAGCTTGGTGGGAAATGCAGGTTACGAGGCTGGCTCCCTGGAGCGGGCTTGGCCCAGGGGACCTGAGCTTAGGGTTACTATTgctgttaaaatgaaagaacagttttggttggaaggggccttcaGAGGTCTCTAGTCCAACCCTAGCTCAAAGCAGAGGTTTCTCAAAACTGTGGCTTTGGTCCTCATCCAGTTGTTTTTTGAAGCCAGGGATGGGTATTCTCTCAAGGTCCTTGTTCCACTGCTGCCACCGTTTCATGACTGAAAATGAGGGTATAGTGTtaggaaaaagacaaattcctttcctcttccactcatccagatttatttattttttccttccaggccagcagcagctgctaaAGGACCTGGTGATGCTGCCAGTGCGTGCAGACACCCTCAGCATTCAGAAGAGGCGGGTAGAGCTTGAGAGGAAGCTCTCCCAGATAGAGGAGGCCCTCAAAATTTTCTCAAGGCCCAAGGTCTTCATCAAGATGGACTCCTGAGCTGTTGGGGCTAGGTGTGTTGTGCTGCTCTGCGCAAGCATCCTTCATCCCTGGGAAGGGCTGAGAgtttgggagggaaggagaagaacaCAGGTTCAGGACTTTGGGCCCATGGGGGTGCCCATACTGTGTTGAAATGCAGTTGGCACCTCTTGCTTTTGCTTCCAGTGCtggaaaaagggagggagatgAGCTAATTTGCTCTGTTGTGCAGCATGGAGAAACAGTTGCCTCTGTGCTGCTTGACTTCTCACAGAGATCAGCTGTCTGCTCTGAGTCCATGGCACAGATCTCATCAcctcttcttttcccatttctatAAACTCATAGGAGGTCTcccatgctgctgcctctgcagttTCTTGTCCCTCTCTTCCTCCGAGGTCATGGCTCATTCTGGGCACTTGCAGACTTGGCTGCATGCAGAGCAGCCTGACCAGCAGCCATGCAGAGCCTTGCGCTGCGTGGCTGCCACGTGTGCCCTGGGCCTCTGCGCTGACCCAGCCCAAGCACGCAGCCCGTGCCTCTGCACCCTCTGACCTGCTGGATGCGCTCAGCAGCTTGAAGACAGCAAAGAGGAACAGAACTCCAGTCCTTCTCACCCAGGAAGAGCTGGAGTGGCAGCAGGGGGATCTGGTAGGGTGTCTGGAGAGGCTTTTGCTGTCTGTGGGGCAGGATGTGCTCCAATAAAGCATTGTTTCCCTCCGCTGGTGTCTGTGCAGCTCCCAGTGGGCTCAGCAGAGCCTGCGGGGTGGTGATGGGCAGCAGGAACCAGCAGCATTGATGTGGTGCAACCAGGGGGAGAGACATGAGTCCCCCTGCATGAGATGGCCTGAGGGATTAGGTTTTACAGGGCTCGGGCGCAGGGACATATTGGTGAACTTGGAGTGGAGTCACTGAACGTGCACGGAAATCCCACCAGTGCCGTCTTCAGCCCAGTGCCTTGTGCCAGGCCTTGTCCAGCTGGGTTTGGAACATCTCCAGCCATGGGGTTGCCACCACCGCTGCACAGGGTGGGGAGCGAATGCTGTATGCAGCTGCCTTGTTGCAGGGGGTGGCCTGATCCTTGAGCAGGATTTGGGGCTTGCCAGGGCAGTGGGATGTTGCAGGGCAGCCTCGCCCTGTGTCCGCAGCCCTGCAGTGCCCTGGGCTGTTGGGGCTGTTGCTTCTGCCAAGCCCCAAGGAAGCTTTCAGTGCtcgggggctggaggaggcaaGGTGCCAGCTGGAAAATGGCCTCGTGCTCCCATGGGGCTGTCCCTCAGGGCATCGCTGCCGCAAGGCTGAGCTGGCTGGATGAGGGCTGTGCTTAGAACAGCACTGGCCCTGTTATGGGAAGCGTAGGGGCCGTGTGTGCCAGCCCCCATGCACTTCCCTGCTGTAAACAAGCCTGGACTAaccagctctgctgtctggtTTGCTGTCTTGCCCGTCTAGGGCCTTGCTCAGTGGCCACAGGGAGCTGCTTCCAGCTCAGCCCTCGCGGTCCCAGAGGACTGAAGGTCCTGCTCCTCCCATCGGCCAGGTGCCACCACACGCCCTGCACCGCCGCACCCACAGGAGGACCCTGTGTTGGTTGGGCCCTGGGCAaaggggctgggagagctgaTGTTGGGCATCACTGCTAAACCAACGCAGCAGCTTCCCCCCAGCATCTCCTGTGTGGCTTGCGCCTCCCGAGCTCCGGGCTGGAGGAGGATGGAGCTGCGCCATCCCCTGCAGCAATTactggggctgggtgctgctgccagcctgggggcCACCCGTGTCCCTGCAGGCATCACCGGGGGACAGTGAGGGGACCGTGGAGGGAACAAGGTGGGAATGTGCCCGCAGCAGGCTGGGAGGACCAGGTGAGGCTCCCTGTGCCTGGACATATGCAGCGGGACAGAGGGGTGCAGGGGGATGATGTGCCCCAGTGTCCTTCCAAAACTCCCCACGATGGGCCTTACCGGGGCCgccccaagcagcagcaatgccacAGTGCATGCCAGGGGGTACTGTAGGGTTATTGCAGGGGAAGTGCCTGCCCTGTCCTGTGGCGGAGGCCATTTGCTGTCCTGGAGGGGGAGCAGCACCTCGGGGTGGCTGGGGCCTGGTGCTGGCCCCTGCAGAGTCGCGAACCACGGACAAGCGGGGTGCTTTCTATAAAAGGTTTTACTGTCCATTGCAATATATTACTCAGTGATGCGTATTCtgataaaacaattaaaaaccCCACTCGTTTGGAAGAAGCGGGGTGGGAGGCGAGGTGCTCAGGTAGGCAGTGCCCGGTGGGAGCAGGTGCTGCCCTGGGGACCCAGTGCAGCGAgagagggcaggggcagccccgctcGGCCCCCGCCATCGCCCCGGTGCCCACAACCAGTCCGGCTGCGCGGAAACCCGGCCAGCTGTGAAGGGCAGTGCGGGAGCATGGC
This sequence is a window from Cygnus atratus isolate AKBS03 ecotype Queensland, Australia chromosome 12, CAtr_DNAZoo_HiC_assembly, whole genome shotgun sequence. Protein-coding genes within it:
- the ENKD1 gene encoding enkurin domain-containing protein 1; the encoded protein is MCEGPSKISGPIPPDPTLFPNCYRRPFSARGRLEGNAQKLDFSSAPLDLPPSSHHTLSSARQLQPAPRIRPSGKDFLEKGHKGTLSLLLQLEGLSLGGGLPVKRKESKDHEKENVRRIKEIQKKCKEKERAREHSQPKPVKALWKSQKYENVESKVKARLQESSPPPNPETLKFLRAYSRCGPGIKPCRPLSPNLARMKAGAGTEAPEALGAETKIQVEGRSIDFIKHNARNAKRAPLRRSQSLQAMAELLEQRHREQEEYNAKQKGHVPQYLLERKELWRRQMEEQLRSLPDPDTPPGHTMMPEGQRLETLSNLKQSQQQLLKDLVMLPVRADTLSIQKRRVELERKLSQIEEALKIFSRPKVFIKMDS